Genomic DNA from Salvia miltiorrhiza cultivar Shanhuang (shh) chromosome 1, IMPLAD_Smil_shh, whole genome shotgun sequence:
GTCGATTCTTCACGTGCAACGGTAAGAGAAATACCTTcttaatttctttcttcttttattcaaaaattaaataaaattcaagtAACAAAAAACAATGATCATTTCACTTGTAAGAATAAGTGCTGCTTTCATTTACATACTTGATTTAGAAAATGTAGCAGAAAATTGATCTCTCAATCTGTACAAAGAGGCTACCAATCTAGATCGCATTGCTACACTCCCTACTTATATTTGAAAATCGATGGGGCAAGCACCGCGTTGCTCTGCAGCTTCAAGTAGTCGAACAACTGAAGCATGATTCTTTGTCAATGCAGCATTCGAGCTTGGTTCATGCTTGCGCTTTCCAGTTAACAGAGATTCGACCAGATTTCTCGTTCCCATCTGCTGGCGGGAGATTTGTGCTTCTGCCAATGTATCAACATTTTGGTTTGAGATGCAAATGTTGAATGATGAAACAAGAAATGAGACAAAGGATTCCATTAATGCAATATTAAATAGGAACAAACCAATTGATTACTTACCTTTTTGTAAATGTGAAGAATCTTGATTGTTCAAGCTTGAGTTCCCACGAGAACAGCATAACCATATTCTTTCATCCTCATTTTCAACCTCGGATGCAATAGGCACATGCCAGTGGCCTTTCTCTGTTTCCTATCAGGTTGGCAATATCCAAATAAAATCGAAAAAATCTCAATTCGTTATTGTCTTCAATAAACAGAATGTTGCAAATCTAACCTAACTTGAAACAACTTGAGGTAGAGCATTAAGGCCATTCTATATACTCCCCGAAACCCAAACTACGGCAGCATGCAGTAACCTAGAGCGTTTTTAAGATAGTCGAGGATGCATCAATAAGATCCAGTTATGTGAAACGCCAACCTGTATAACAACAGAACACGGAGGTGGCATACGGAACACTGGACCAGATTCAGCAAAGGTGAAACGAACCTACAAGTACGAAATAAGAAGACACAGTCAAGGTAAAGTGTGAAAAAATGAATCATGTTCCTTAATTGATAAAGATGGCAAGAACTAGCAGATTTCAATAGATTACACCACTTCAAGTTCATACAAATGCAAAAGTTCCTTGTCATATATTTTAGATCAAGTCGAAATGTGTCATTCTTGAGAAAACAAATAGCTGCAGCACTTAGATGCTAAGAGCTCATCACCTGATGcctttctttccattttgggaAAAAATCATTGCCTAGAAGTTGAAACAGGTGATCTCTCATCTCGTCGTTGGTCACAAGTAAGCATCTGCACTTTATAGCTGCATACAACCAGTACCTGAATAACAAATTCTTTGGTAATGAAACTAAAACCAAAATACACTACACAAATCAGATacataagttaaaaaaaaaatactatatcaTATCCATTGTTACCAATCATCATTTGATCCAGTTGGTGTTGCATAGAGAGCGTCAGCATTCCTCCACTTATCAATCAATGATCTATTAAAAGGCTCATCCATCTTCTCCCCTGTAATTCGCCTATTATGCAATACGATAAGAGGAAATTTCTTCGAAGGAAGCATCTGGCGGATTCCATTCACAACTAAATTTACCTAGTAACAAAATGATCAACTATTTATATAGACAACAAAAACAAACATGATGCACATGAAATATTTCCTCATTACTACATCTATGCAGCAAAGCAAACTTACCTTAGATGGCTTAAACTTTCTTTGGCTGTAAAGGCCGACGTTTGCAGCATCCACCACTGCTTCGAAAGGTCCATAATAGTCAAGCCACTTCTGCAGggcataaacatttcatttcaatAGACTAGCACCACGTACATATAAGCATGAAAAACAATATATGCAATCAACTCAACATTACTTGAAACTTCTCAAAACTcgaatttctctctctctgtgcAGCTATGGATGCCACAGATTTCGCAAAGTTTTCAGTTTCTATTGGATCAAGGTCTATTGTAACTAATTTCTCGCCACAACACTTGCATATTCCATCAGAACCAACACGACTACGCGACACTCTCCATTTCCCTTTACCCAACCAGCCACTCCCATGCCAGCCACCACCACCATTCTCCATTGCTTGCATGATCAATTCTTGATCCCATTTTCTTTTCCCCACCCGTGAAGCCACCTTGCTAGTAAACCACTTCTCAATCGAATCCGCTGTACTAGGTGAGACCTGCCTCACACTTGTCCTAAGCTTATGCAATATGTAATACACCTTATCACTTTTCCCAGCTTCTATGCTTGCTCTAAGAAGGGCTTCTAGCTCAGGCTCCTCTGGATAAACCCCGTTTTCAAGCATGTGTTTCTCAACCTCAAATGCATTCTCAACATCTCCATTGTTGCAGAAAATAGCTAGAGCAGGGCCATATGATCTTAGCCTAGGGTTTATGCCATATTCTTTCATTTGTTTCACAATATCAAATGCCATCTCACCATCACCTAAAGCCATAGCCATTCTTGCTACAGATGTAAATGTTGCTTCATTCATTGGGACTTTCTCCAACCCCATTTCCTTATATATCTCAAATCCCTTTTCAAGTGCAACCCTTTTCATATCTTCACTCACTTGAATTTCGTCACTTGTACTATTCGAATTCTCAGCAGCTTTCCTCATAGATTGAACCAAACTATCTAAACTCAGTCCACTAACATCACGAGAGCCATCAACACAACTACTTAAATCCTCATCACTAAAGCCACCTCGACAATTCACCATTTCAACAATATCACTCAACGATTGAGAACTCTCCCGGTCGCCGGAGCTCAAGCTCCGGCCACGGGTGCCGCTCTTTGCAGGCTGCACCACACCAGCAGCCGCAGAAGAGCAGAGATAGAGAAGAACAGCATAATGGTACTGCCCAATTGGGATGCCTTCCTTCCTCGCCAAATCATAGAGCTTAATGGCAGCAACAACATCACCCATTTTGGAGCAACTGTCCAATCCAATCCGCAGCATATTTCCCGGTTGATCAGCTTTGGATTTCTTGATCCTCTTCTCTTTCTGCTCCACATTGTCTCCATTTCTAACACCACCCTCCTTTGGTCCTCTCAAATTGCCATCTTTCCTTCTCTTAGAATTCGAATACCTATCCTTTAGTATGACTCTTCGCTCAGCAGGTTTTTTTCCAGTATCAGCCCTTTTGGTTGTATCAGAGAAAGAAGAAAGGCCAGAAAGAAAATCAGCATCTCGAGCAGAATCAAGGGATAACGCCGTTTCGGGACGAGCGGCGAGGCGTACGTTAGGTGGAGTTATGAGTGGGAGTTttgaaggagaaggagaagaatGATGGAATGGGAAAGTGTTGAGAGAGAAATTAGAGAGGTGGAGTTGCAGAGGTTTGTACGTGGAAGAAAAGGAGGCCATTTGTGGCCCTTGAGAAAAGCTCGCAACTAATGTTTATGGATTCATCTTATCGTATTGGATTCTGTGAAAAATACCAACATACTAATGTTTTTCTAAATTCACTTCTGCAGTTGTACATCTTGGGCAGTTATTTTGGCGCTGAGTGAGTTTACACTTTTAATTTGGTGTGTGACAGATTTTAATGAGGTATCACAATATAtcatttcaaataaataaatataatatcttATGCATTTCAGTATTTCTTCAACACATACACATGTTATAATTCGAAAACACTAAACTTCGCTGTTCAATTCTTTTAATAATTAATCGGAGCATGTTAATATGAAACATTTAATTCAATAAGATCTCTAAAGTACCTCCTCCTACTTCAtttaatgtgtgtgtgtttttttttttttttttaacttcacCGTGTTTTTTTAGTTAAATGTTACGATTTCAGTTCTTCATCTTAAAACTAGAAACCTTTGCTTGAAAATTAACGATGCATGTATCATTCTACTAGTGtcgaaaaataatttattaaattcaaGCCTTTTTTTTTGGAATGACAAGAATACAATTTCACTCTAGCCAAGATAGCTCTTCCAAATAAGCCGCGCGCAATACATAAGTTTGGTAGTTCCCTCGTCTAGAGTGAATTCAAGTTGGCGTGAATGTTTTGTAAAGTATCGCACAAACCAATCCTCTACCTCACCCAACAAGTTAAAATATATATGCATCTCTTGAGCAACAAAGAACCAACAATAAAACCCAGAAATTCTTCCATAAAAGATAACTAGCCTCACAATTCCACCATCTTTcttgatttgattagtgatgAGACAGCCAATTGAGATTCTCAGACCTTAAAGAATTACTCGAGAGAACAAGTAAGGTTTCCTAGTACACTCCCATGAAGCCGACATCTCGAAATCATAACATTCCATGCACAACAAGAACAAATTCTATAGCTATTCCTTTTTTGCTTTTCCCTTCAAAGTTTTGGACAATAATAATGTTAGATGGAAAAGAAGTGATCTGGACAACTAAAAACTTACTTTAGTTGATATTCTGAAGGTCGTGTGAAGAAAGACAATTATTCCTAATCTTTCTTTTTTGAGTTGGATTGTTCAAAGAATTGACTTGAGTGACTAACCAAGACCAGCAAAAATCCCATTCTCTAATACACGTATTGATGTTTTTTTTAGAGGAATACACGTATTGATGTTAATAAAATAAGTTTctgaattagaaaaaaaaaatccaaacaattattaataatattcaCATAAATAACAAGTATTTCAAATGTATTTATATCACTTCAAGCATACCGTCCCTCAAATGATTATCCATTTTGTTGATTGAGGGTCTGTTGGTAAAATAAAGGTCtcacttttattgtgagtggttTATGTGAATCggatcaaaaataaaatataagtacTCATTTAAGAGATAGAGGGGGTAACATTTAATTTTCATATAAATTTCTGCAAAGTCAGAGAAAATGACAATTCACACTTTCAGTCAAATCCTGCaacaatttcaaataattaaatttgcaACCAAGGCTTACTTTGGTCGAGAGATTATGAGAAGTAAAGAACAAAATGATCAAAAGCCATTAATATTTTTCACTGAGGATTTTCTTCCTCAAAAAATCTTACCATCAGTTTTAATGGACGCTACAGAGATTGTAGCGTCCATTAAAAACTACACCTACTATAATGTGCATATATACAAATAAACAACAGATCAACACCTATTGAAATGTTCTTCTTACAACAATGGGGCCCTTCTAGAGTTAGCTTCACTAAAACAACTATTTGCAACCAATCTTATCCATGGCATTACGCAATTTTTCTGATGAAGAACAACTCTACAACTTCTTCCGATCTTCAGATTCCAACTCCTCGACGTTGTTCAGAACTTTCTGAATCTTATTCGACAAGGACTGGTTATGATCTTCAATGTGCCCAACAATCATATGTAGTTGCCGCTTGTATGTAGCAGCTAACTTTTCAGAAGTTTCAGCACGATTTTTGGCAATGGCTAGTTGTAAAGATAGTTCCCGAATTTTATCGTGTTCACTCTGCACAAACATGATAGCACAACAAGATTAAATGTCAATGAAAATGAAGATGACAGGAAATTAGAGTTTATGGATCCCTTTACAGAATATAGTGTTTGACAAACTTGAAACAACATCAGAATTTTCAGACAGTAGCTCCAGCCTAGCAGCTCATATCCAAGAAGCATCGTATCAAACCAAATGATAATATGAAGTAGATTCTTGAACACTGCAATTTATCATCAAAAAGCATTTCCATGTaagtttgatttgattttgatgacgAATTGTAAATTCTTTTCCATTGCAAGAAGTGACTTTTAGCGAGAATTAGAGATGCTATGTTAGTATTTGTTATCTATATTTACTTTCTCTTTTTAGTTCCTCTCCTATATTCATTTAACTCCTCCTAGTTAATCATACCCTCCATCCACAATGGTTCTTTGACATCTGCTTTGGATAAAACGCTGCAAACAAGATTTTCCAAGATGTGTCTTAAGTGAAGTGGACGCCCAAAGCCAGCTGATAATAGTGTAAATGAGCAAGACACGTGCATGGCTCAATGGATTGAAGATAATCAGCATAAAAATCAGCACGTAGTGTTGATTTCTGAAGACAAGAGAGTGAGATCAAGTGTGTGTGAGGTTACAATCTATTACTCTTAGCAACTTTGCTCTCACACACTTCATTAAAATTTACGGTGCTTTATAAATTAGCATTATCAGCAGAATCACTATCTGTTACTATTTGTTTGTTTCATTCCACAAGAAGAGATACATACCAAGTTTGCTCCAGACCCTGTTCTACCAATCAAGAATTAAGAGGGTTTATTTATAGCATATTACTTTGTCTGCTTCATAAGAGACATTTTGAAAGGAATTATGAGTCCCTCAACCACTAATCTGCTGGGAAATTTTGAATCAGAAGCAAGCTATTCAAGAGAATTGCAATTTCATGAAACAAAATGTAGATTTTTGTTTAAACTTGGGGAAAATGAGCATCCACAGAGAGATCAATGTCAAATGTGCAATGGAGGTGCTGTACGCACTGAATTATTGTTCAATGGACAAGTTCAAGTCTGAAAGGAACTACAATCTTATAGACGTGAACATTCGGCAGAAGTTGTATGGCCAAGTAAAGAACCCCTTTCAGGAGGAAATGAATGCAACTATATACTAATATCTACAATGAAGTTTAGAAATCGCTAATAACCATAACTAGTGTACTCCAATTCAGCGATCAATAAGATAATCCTCAGGAGTCAGGACATTCTAATCTCTTCTTTGTTCTTTTGGTTACCACTTCGTCTTTCCACTTCATTTTTTGCTACATTTTCTTGAATAAATTTCATATGATGAAGTGTCATATTACCATACGATGTTATGTATTCACCACATATGATCCATCTAGAGGTACTATAGTAACAATAATAACTGACACTATCATGATGGTAGCTTCACCATATACCATTCCCTgacattcatttatttatttctcattttcttcAGCTATACTTCATTACTGTTGTTTTGATGTCCTGTGAGGAGGTCCATAGTTTAGATTGGATCATCTCATTAAGCACTGTCcttattctcaaaaatagaggCCTAGTGTTATGAAGAACTTGGGGATTGTGTGGGTTTTGGCAGTCTGCCGTTACTTTATTCTTAACAAACCTTGGCAGATTTGTAAGCAAGAGACACAAAGTTTCATGGGGTGTAATTCTGCCAACTTTGTGTTGGTTTCTCTGGGAAAAGAAAAATGTTAAGGAAGTGCTGGATAGGGTTCAACTTGAGGTTGCACGGTGGGTTTCAGAACATAGATCTTTCATGGATTTCTTTGTATGTGGCTGATACTAATAGACTTTGGAATAGCTTTATCTAGATCAGTTTTATTCCGCTTTGGATTCCTTATCCCTTTTTAGTTCATTCCCTTTCTCATTGATAAGATTTTCTTTTTGAAGGGTTCTTTAACTCATTTTTGTTCTATTGTGAGCCTCATCCCTCTGTTCTTAATTCCCTTCCTCATTAACAATATTTTCTTTTGGTTTCTTATCccaagaaacaaaaagaaaatgaaaaaagggGTTAAAAAACTCTTCATGGATAGAAGGTGGTATTGTCTGCACTTGCCACATGATCATAACACAATCTCCTTAACCTTCATGGATAGAAGGTGGTATTGTCTGAACTTGCCACATCAATAACACAATCTCCTTTCTTTTATACACTGCATGCGATAATTATGGAAAAACTTCATAGAACTCTCTTCCTCAGATGAAGACCAGATAGATTCACTTACAACTCTAACAAAAGTATAATAACACCAATGGTTATGCTTATCTAAAACCCATATTACATACAATATACTTAGTTAACTTCCTTAGGGTGACGTATCGGCAATTTCTCATTTTATGCCATCATAAACCACTCAGTACGCATGTCTAAAGAAGTTTTAAGGGAGGTAAAGATACAAGGTATCTAATTAATTTCCATGGTAAAAACTTATTTCATTGCAATGAAGAACACATTACTGAGAATGAAAGCATGAGCAAGGGACGCAATACTCACCAGTGATTCTAGAGCACCGCCACTTCCATAAACATTTGCAGCCAAAATAGCTTGGCCAGATTTCACCAAGGGCTTTGCATATGGCGGGGCCATTTCATGATTATGCTCCTTTACAAACCTGGAAACCTTCCATTGGCCACTATCATCACAAATGAAAGATATCATTGCTCTGCATCCTGTTCTTGTTTCCGGCTTTTTGTAACCAACACCATTGGTATCTGCTTTATCATCTTTAACCCCTTCCTTTGAGCAGCAGTAAGTTTTTGATCTTACCCTTTTGGTTCCCATAAAATAGTATTGCTTTCCCCTACGTACATTAAAACCCATGGCAGTCGCATAATCACAGTACAGCATGTATGCTTCTTCCTCACTGTACACGACTTGCTCCAATAATTTCTTTTCCAACTCCAAAATATGACCTTCATCTTGCCCCTCATTCCCATCAACGACTTCTCCAACAGAACGTGGCAGTGCAACTCCTTCTTCATCACTATCTCCACAGGCAGCTCCGTGGAGTTCCAGGTCGAATCCAGAATTTTCCATCTCTGTGAAGTACAACAATCTAAGTGTTAATAAACCAGCCTCTGTCAGCAAGGCAGAATATACAGACATTCTGAGCTCATAATAAGACGTTGTGATGACGACATAAAACTCAGAATCATGCCACTTGATCCACGTACAGAGAAATTCAATAAGTGGAACCTCCGGCTACACCAAAAACACATTAGTAAAATCAAATCTGCGATTGAAATTTTATAACCACAATATTTTTAGAATAATGCGCGTCAAGAAAATCATTCTTGATTACTTGTTAATGTAAGAAGAAAGGGCTTTACAGCATAATTGATAATATCAGCGCCggatatattttttatattcatGACGAGATGTTCCATGGCATTTGTGTAAAACGTAAACACCATATCATGAAAGCAGCAATCTCTGTTGATAATATACATTAACGAAATGGATTCGGAGATAACAAAATATGAACAATTTTAGAATCAACTCTTTAAACAAAGTAGGGACACACATCACGAAATTTGCAGAAACATTTTTCGTTTTGTCTTAAAAGAAGTTTGAAGAACCTATTTTTCTTACCTATCCAGGATTAGCTTCCATGTGTTAGGCGATCAATTCATTGAGAAAAAAAGCAATAAAGACCAAAACAAGAGTGGAATAGAGAAATTGACCTGCAATTGAAGGAGGGGCGTGGTTTACCAAGGCGACGGCGGACGTGGTGGCGGCAGGGACGGCGGAGGCGgaatttgaaagtaattttgggtgCATGATCTGCAGCTGATGGGCTCTATGGACCGGGTCTACCTAATTATCTCTTATTTGGgaattttctctttatttttatcCCTTTTCCCGATGGAAGTGGAAGGACAATTATGTCAATATTATTATCATCATTTATTTATGCATCCaaaataaatgtaattttttccgtcaaaaaataataataatgtaattttCGAGCTCTCCAACTCAATTATTGACTTATTGTATTTATCTATTAAAATGTTCATTCAACTTAGATCTTTGTGATTGAAggtttattttcatttattattgGGTTAATAGctaaaaaatacacgaattatTATCGAATTTGTGTTTTGCACATAACCTTAAAAAATAGCTTCAAAATACATCACATTttgatttaattgcaatttgcacatgCAGTGATCATCCCTTAAATTCTAAAAGACGTGTCTCCCGGAATTTGTAGACGTGGACGCACCGGCGATCAtgtaaaacgacgtcattttgtcaaactttttaaatataaaaaattaaaaattaaaaaaaaagaaaaaaacgtTGCTGCCAAAAAAAAACTCTAGGATCGCCAAGTCCCCTCCGCCACTCACCTGTTGTTTCATGCCCCCCCCGCCCCTGCCCCCACCATTGGCTGCAGGGAAAACGGTGGTGGTTGGCGGATGACATCAGCAAGAGCGAGTTCGGATCGTTCTGCTTCAGCAAATTGAAGATCGACTCGGCATGCGATTGCTGCTCGTTGGCGGATGACATCAAAAGAGAGATTAAGGTTTCTAAGGGCGCTTGGTCCGGCCCAGAATTGCCATCAGGTGCACCTGCTGGAGCCGAGTTGACTCGGCATCCATCGCACTGAGTCGCGGTAATTCAGacttagtttaattaaaattgaataaaacgTCGAAACGAAGTCGTTATGAACGTGTGTCATGCCAGCGTGTAAAAAATGTCATGCATCATGCCATGTAATGTTAAATAATGTCCACGTCATGGTCGATCAAACTTATTCGTAATCGAAACTTGCAATTAAATCAAAAGGTGATATATTGCAGAACTATTttttaaggtcatgtgcaaaatgcaaattcggtggtagttcgtgtatttttcggctattaaccctttacTATTTAAGGATTCTTTTTTGAATCTTTCTATAAATAGAAGAtctaacaaaaatatttaaatatctttaAAGATATTCAAATTgagataacaaaaatataaaatatccACTACCAAAAAAATAATCACACTTATTATTTTATCCTGGAAGCCCAACAAATAGTATaagatttggttgtgaatttgatttttaaaattcgaatccacaactaaaaataatcctagttgtaaattctagttttaaaatttaaatttcaacCCATTTATATTTGAgttgtgaattttattttagaacTCGAAATCACAACTAACCTATATTCGAGTTGTAAATTCATCGTGAATTTAAAActaattgtgaatttaagaacaaaTATAATACAAACTCAATTAAATCACATTTAATTACAGGAAATGGAGTTATTTTAAATGTTAAATTTGAATATCGATAACAAAACAATACTTAATATAACAAAATCATATAACTTGATATATCAATACTCAAAACGTCATATTTTTCATTGAGATATTCTGTCGAACAATCGGCGGACGTTCTTATTCTTCTATTTACACCACTGAGGCCAACACCACTCCCTCCGCATATGGGTGAGCAGCGGTCGGACCCTGACGGGCCCGAACGACGATCTGACGGACCGAACCCAAACATCAATCCAATTCGATCCGGATTTATTCTgccgaaatttaaaaattgtattTTCCCTGTTTTACACTCTATTTAGTTGCCTTAGTTTTTACATTAATCCCATAACACTCACACTATCAAGCTTCCTTGGTTCCATGCCATTTAGCAAAGGAAGAAGCTAAtccaaatatttattatttatgcttaAAGATGTGGTTAAGAGAGACTGAATCACAATTGCATTCAATATAACAAAGAATAGCTCAAGAATTGAGAACTCACACATTTATATTCAAGACATAATATCAAATTATTAATGCAAGTTAGCAGGATAGAGAAGAGCAGGTTGCCAAATGAAATGATCTCCAAAAGAATAAAAAGAGAGTTAAaaattttgctcacccctaccgcCGTAGACGGCGACTCCACCGACTTTCGGGGTGACGAAAGTGAATACTGCGAGTCTGCGAGGCTGGAGCCGAGGGTGGAAGAGAAAAATgggtggatgagagagagagagagaaaagaagaacAGTAAAAAGAGAGTTAAAATTTTTggcaaatgaataaaatatgggcaatgatataattttacatataaatttattattttttttaaaacttttttaCCTCAAT
This window encodes:
- the LOC130985571 gene encoding proteinaceous RNase P 1, chloroplastic/mitochondrial-like, with product MASFSSTYKPLQLHLSNFSLNTFPFHHSSPSPSKLPLITPPNVRLAARPETALSLDSARDADFLSGLSSFSDTTKRADTGKKPAERRVILKDRYSNSKRRKDGNLRGPKEGGVRNGDNVEQKEKRIKKSKADQPGNMLRIGLDSCSKMGDVVAAIKLYDLARKEGIPIGQYHYAVLLYLCSSAAAGVVQPAKSGTRGRSLSSGDRESSQSLSDIVEMVNCRGGFSDEDLSSCVDGSRDVSGLSLDSLVQSMRKAAENSNSTSDEIQVSEDMKRVALEKGFEIYKEMGLEKVPMNEATFTSVARMAMALGDGEMAFDIVKQMKEYGINPRLRSYGPALAIFCNNGDVENAFEVEKHMLENGVYPEEPELEALLRASIEAGKSDKVYYILHKLRTSVRQVSPSTADSIEKWFTSKVASRVGKRKWDQELIMQAMENGGGGWHGSGWLGKGKWRVSRSRVGSDGICKCCGEKLVTIDLDPIETENFAKSVASIAAQRERNSSFEKFQKWLDYYGPFEAVVDAANVGLYSQRKFKPSKVNLVVNGIRQMLPSKKFPLIVLHNRRITGEKMDEPFNRSLIDKWRNADALYATPTGSNDDWYWLYAAIKCRCLLVTNDEMRDHLFQLLGNDFFPKWKERHQVRFTFAESGPVFRMPPPCSVVIQETEKGHWHVPIASEVENEDERIWLCCSRGNSSLNNQDSSHLQKEAQISRQQMGTRNLVESLLTGKRKHEPSSNAALTKNHASVVRLLEAAEQRGACPIDFQI
- the LOC130985583 gene encoding protein FAR1-RELATED SEQUENCE 5-like isoform X2 — protein: MENSGFDLELHGAACGDSDEEGVALPRSVGEVVDGNEGQDEGHILELEKKLLEQVVYSEEEAYMLYCDYATAMGFNVRRGKQYYFMGTKRVRSKTYCCSKEGVKDDKADTNGVGYKKPETRTGCRAMISFICDDSGQWKVSRFVKEHNHEMAPPYAKPLVKSGQAILAANVYGSGGALESLSEHDKIRELSLQLAIAKNRAETSEKLAATYKRQLHMIVGHIEDHNQSLSNKIQKVLNNVEELESEDRKKL
- the LOC130985583 gene encoding protein FAR1-RELATED SEQUENCE 5-like isoform X1, whose amino-acid sequence is MHPKLLSNSASAVPAATTSAVALVNHAPPSIAEMENSGFDLELHGAACGDSDEEGVALPRSVGEVVDGNEGQDEGHILELEKKLLEQVVYSEEEAYMLYCDYATAMGFNVRRGKQYYFMGTKRVRSKTYCCSKEGVKDDKADTNGVGYKKPETRTGCRAMISFICDDSGQWKVSRFVKEHNHEMAPPYAKPLVKSGQAILAANVYGSGGALESLSEHDKIRELSLQLAIAKNRAETSEKLAATYKRQLHMIVGHIEDHNQSLSNKIQKVLNNVEELESEDRKKL
- the LOC130985583 gene encoding protein FAR1-RELATED SEQUENCE 5-like isoform X3; its protein translation is MHPKLLSNSASAVPAATTSAVALVNHAPPSIAEMENSGFDLELHGAACGDSDEEGVALPRSVGEVVDGNEGQDEGHILELEKKLLEQVVYSEEEAYMLYCDYATAMGFNVRRGKQYYFMGTKRVRSKTYCCSKEGVKDDKADTNGVGYKKPETRTGCRAMISFICDDSGQWKVSRFVKEHNHEMAPPYAKPLVKSGQAILAANVYGSGGALESLCSRIYFILSFGLIRCFLDMSC